In the genome of Desulfovibrio desulfuricans, one region contains:
- a CDS encoding exodeoxyribonuclease III — translation MQLKLVSWNVNGLRAVAGKPEWQWFAQTDAQVVALQETKAHPDQLSEDVREPEGWESHWSWSTVKKGYSGVAVFSKVPSLNASIELPQPEYQGEGRLLHLEYPQFHFFNGYFPNGGAEELDDNGKPTGRFKRVPYKMGFFEAFLAYAEECRKSKPIVVCGDFNIAHRPIDLARPKQNEKYTGFLPEERAFLDRFTAMGYVDTFRHVHGEAEGNYSWWSYKSRAREKNIGWRIDYFFVSQELVPAVRDAWIENNVFGSDHCPVGLCLEF, via the coding sequence ATGCAGCTCAAGCTTGTTTCATGGAATGTCAATGGCCTGCGCGCTGTGGCGGGCAAGCCCGAATGGCAGTGGTTTGCGCAAACCGACGCGCAGGTTGTAGCCCTGCAGGAAACCAAGGCCCACCCCGACCAGTTGAGCGAAGACGTGCGCGAGCCTGAAGGCTGGGAATCGCACTGGTCGTGGAGCACGGTAAAAAAGGGCTATTCGGGCGTGGCGGTATTCAGCAAGGTTCCGTCGCTGAACGCCAGCATAGAGCTGCCGCAGCCGGAATATCAGGGCGAGGGGCGTCTGCTGCATCTGGAGTATCCGCAGTTTCACTTTTTCAACGGATACTTTCCCAACGGCGGCGCAGAAGAGCTGGATGATAATGGCAAGCCCACGGGCCGGTTCAAGCGCGTGCCGTACAAGATGGGATTTTTCGAGGCCTTTTTGGCCTATGCGGAAGAATGCCGCAAAAGCAAACCCATTGTGGTCTGCGGCGACTTTAACATCGCTCACCGTCCCATTGACCTTGCCCGGCCCAAGCAGAACGAAAAATATACGGGCTTTTTGCCCGAAGAGCGGGCCTTTCTGGACCGGTTTACGGCTATGGGCTATGTGGATACCTTTCGTCATGTGCACGGCGAGGCCGAGGGCAACTACTCGTGGTGGTCGTACAAAAGCCGCGCGCGCGAAAAAAATATCGGGTGGCGCATAGACTATTTTTTTGTATCACAAGAGCTTGTGCCTGCGGTGCGCGACGCCTGGATTGAAAATAACGTCTTTGGCTCCGACCACTGCCCTGTGGGGCTGTGCCTGGAGTTTTAG
- a CDS encoding IMP cyclohydrolase: MDILPIRRAILSVTDKSGLVEFATFLTSRGVELISTGGTQKALEAAGLPVTAVSTVTGFPEILGGRVKTLHPKIHAGILANKDEPQHMQTLTEKGIRPFDLVCVNLYDFAGAVERHLSLEQAVEEIDIGGPCMLRAAAKNFHSVLVLPSPQWYTAAMEELEKDTTVGLEFRQIMASRAFEATSRYDALITSYLRP; this comes from the coding sequence ATGGATATTTTGCCCATTCGTCGCGCCATCTTGAGCGTTACGGACAAGAGCGGCCTTGTGGAGTTTGCCACGTTTCTTACCTCGCGGGGGGTAGAGCTGATCTCTACCGGCGGCACACAGAAGGCCCTTGAGGCGGCCGGTCTGCCCGTCACCGCAGTGAGCACCGTAACGGGATTTCCCGAAATTCTGGGCGGCCGGGTCAAAACCCTGCACCCCAAAATTCACGCGGGCATTCTGGCCAACAAGGACGAGCCCCAACACATGCAGACCCTGACGGAAAAGGGCATCCGCCCCTTTGACCTTGTCTGCGTCAATCTTTACGACTTTGCCGGCGCGGTGGAACGCCACCTGTCGCTTGAGCAGGCCGTGGAAGAAATTGACATCGGCGGCCCCTGCATGCTGCGCGCCGCGGCCAAAAACTTCCACAGCGTTTTGGTGCTGCCCTCGCCGCAGTGGTACACCGCCGCCATGGAAGAGCTGGAAAAAGACACCACCGTGGGGCTTGAATTCCGCCAGATCATGGCATCGCGCGCCTTCGAGGCCACCTCGCGCTACGACGCCCTGATCACCTCGTATCTGCGGCCCTAG
- a CDS encoding pseudouridine synthase: MELEFRFRNNDLGPVFPTFQERVNAMLPVNRAESTPAAPAAPADDEAGTSAAPVLEQTVPGTPHMLNSDEMRQALAQVEQEAVQHSQDLIQVHTGLNEQRVARLLGLLD; encoded by the coding sequence ATGGAACTGGAATTCCGTTTTCGCAATAATGATCTGGGGCCGGTTTTTCCCACATTTCAGGAAAGGGTCAACGCAATGCTGCCCGTAAACCGGGCGGAGAGCACGCCTGCGGCACCGGCGGCTCCCGCCGACGACGAGGCCGGCACTTCGGCTGCGCCGGTTCTGGAGCAGACAGTCCCCGGAACCCCGCACATGCTCAACTCTGACGAAATGCGCCAGGCGCTCGCCCAGGTCGAGCAGGAGGCCGTGCAGCACAGTCAGGATCTCATTCAGGTACATACCGGCCTGAATGAACAGCGCGTCGCGCGTCTGCTCGGCCTGCTCGATTAG
- the hflX gene encoding GTPase HflX, translating to MQGLKPSQLAALTRLFNRRFPAAEVYTVDQARELSLLSRALGRQLGLLIDRKGRVQMVIVGEAGSIMIPELPRGRSGQERLRGLRLLHTHLSPGGISQEDLMDMLFLRLDAVVALTVNPVGEPVQWQAAHLLPSPSGGQPYHMDAPQPWDRTESQFVATAEALEEELARKAEDAREADDTPRAMLVSVSTQPRIIQERNLDELAELARTAGLTIAGRMVQRVAQINPRLIMGKGKVAELEVLALQGRAGMMVFDGELSPAQLHNLADITERKVIDRTQLILDIFAQHAVSRAGKLQVELAQLRYTQPRLVGKNRAMDRLMGGIGGRGPGETKLETDRRKIRERMARIRKELDQLRRQRSFTRARRSRQGIPLAALVGYTNAGKSTLLNTLTRSEVLAENKLFATLDPTTRRLRFPAEKEIIMADTVGFIRNLPKELMDAFRATLEELEAADLLLHVADASHPDLLQQISAVETILAEMELDRMPRLMILNKWDQLEAPARAELADAFPHALTISARTGDGCKALLDELELLLLRHPASLVATDTPTVLN from the coding sequence GTGCAAGGGCTCAAACCGAGCCAGCTTGCAGCACTCACCCGGTTGTTCAACCGCCGTTTTCCGGCGGCAGAAGTCTATACAGTCGATCAGGCGCGGGAACTCTCGCTGCTTTCACGCGCACTGGGCAGGCAGCTAGGGCTGCTTATCGACCGCAAAGGCCGGGTGCAGATGGTTATTGTGGGCGAAGCAGGCAGCATCATGATACCCGAGTTGCCGCGCGGCCGCAGCGGGCAGGAACGCCTGCGCGGTCTGCGTCTGTTGCACACCCACCTCTCGCCTGGCGGCATCAGTCAGGAAGACCTGATGGACATGCTCTTTTTGCGGCTGGACGCAGTGGTTGCGCTCACCGTCAACCCGGTGGGCGAACCAGTGCAATGGCAGGCCGCCCACTTGCTGCCGTCGCCCTCCGGCGGGCAGCCCTATCACATGGACGCCCCGCAACCCTGGGACCGCACAGAATCGCAGTTTGTCGCCACGGCTGAAGCCCTGGAAGAAGAGCTGGCCCGCAAGGCCGAGGACGCCCGCGAGGCCGACGACACGCCGCGCGCCATGCTCGTCTCGGTAAGCACGCAGCCGCGCATCATTCAGGAGCGCAATCTGGACGAACTGGCGGAGCTGGCCCGCACCGCTGGTCTGACCATTGCCGGACGCATGGTGCAGCGCGTGGCGCAGATCAACCCGCGCCTGATCATGGGCAAGGGCAAGGTGGCCGAGCTTGAAGTGCTGGCCCTGCAAGGCCGCGCGGGCATGATGGTGTTTGACGGCGAGCTTTCGCCCGCACAGCTGCACAACCTCGCCGACATCACCGAGCGCAAGGTCATTGACCGCACCCAGTTGATTCTTGATATTTTTGCCCAGCATGCGGTGAGCCGCGCGGGCAAGCTGCAGGTCGAGCTGGCCCAGCTGCGCTACACCCAGCCGCGCCTGGTGGGAAAAAACCGCGCCATGGACCGTCTTATGGGCGGCATCGGCGGGCGTGGCCCCGGCGAAACAAAGCTCGAAACCGACCGCCGCAAAATACGCGAGCGCATGGCCCGTATTCGCAAAGAGCTCGACCAGCTGCGCCGCCAGCGCTCGTTCACCCGCGCGCGCCGGTCACGCCAGGGCATACCGCTGGCCGCGCTTGTGGGCTACACCAATGCGGGCAAATCTACTCTGCTCAACACGCTTACCCGCTCCGAAGTGCTGGCCGAAAACAAACTTTTTGCCACACTCGACCCCACCACACGGCGGCTGCGCTTTCCTGCGGAAAAAGAAATCATCATGGCCGATACGGTCGGCTTTATCCGCAATCTGCCCAAGGAACTCATGGACGCCTTCCGCGCCACACTTGAAGAACTGGAGGCGGCGGACCTTTTGCTGCATGTGGCCGACGCGTCGCACCCGGATCTGCTGCAGCAGATAAGCGCTGTGGAGACCATTCTGGCCGAAATGGAACTGGACCGCATGCCCCGGCTGATGATTCTGAACAAGTGGGATCAGCTGGAAGCCCCGGCCCGCGCGGAGCTTGCGGACGCGTTTCCACACGCGCTGACCATCTCCGCCAGGACGGGCGACGGCTGCAAGGCCCTGCTGGACGAGCTTGAACTGTTGCTGCTGCGGCATCCGGCCAGTCTGGTGGCGACGGATACGCCGACAGTGTTGAATTAG
- a CDS encoding efflux RND transporter periplasmic adaptor subunit: MKPIHNALPLVPLVLLLLLAACSQDDSKKNTPPPAPVRVESITRADVPRLLHAVGNVRASGSVGVKPRVTGEIQQVHFTEGQDVHEGDPLITIDPRPFEAALREKKGQLAKSQAQLAKALDDMNRYGKLVGNGYVSRDAYEKTVTDAAALRATVQSDKASVESAALDLSYCKVVAPISGRVGALSVDRGNMVKSGDATVIVTIDTLSPIYVSFSVPESHLPVIIEQMGQGNVQVSATPAGGKPEKGLLTLVDNTVDTRTGTIRLRATFTNELRRLWPGQFVQVELPLGVAVGALTVPTRAVQSGREESYVYVVDKDSRASYRKVRPLFEHADRTVLDGEVAEGEHIVVDGQVRLAPGLLVKVME; this comes from the coding sequence ATGAAGCCAATCCACAACGCATTGCCCCTCGTCCCGCTGGTTCTGCTGCTCTTGCTGGCCGCATGTTCACAAGACGACAGCAAAAAAAATACCCCTCCACCCGCGCCAGTGCGGGTGGAATCCATCACGCGCGCCGACGTGCCCCGCCTGCTGCACGCCGTGGGCAACGTGCGCGCCTCTGGTTCTGTTGGCGTAAAGCCGCGTGTTACCGGCGAGATACAGCAGGTGCACTTTACTGAAGGTCAGGACGTGCACGAGGGCGACCCCCTTATCACCATCGACCCCCGCCCCTTTGAAGCCGCCCTGCGCGAAAAAAAGGGCCAGCTGGCCAAGTCGCAGGCGCAGCTTGCCAAGGCTCTGGACGACATGAACCGCTACGGCAAGCTTGTGGGCAACGGCTACGTAAGCCGCGACGCCTATGAAAAAACAGTTACCGACGCCGCAGCCTTGCGGGCTACGGTGCAATCTGACAAGGCCAGCGTCGAGAGCGCCGCCCTTGACCTCAGCTACTGCAAGGTAGTGGCCCCCATCAGCGGGCGCGTGGGCGCGCTGAGCGTGGATAGGGGCAACATGGTTAAATCGGGCGACGCCACGGTTATCGTCACCATCGATACGCTTTCGCCCATTTATGTGAGCTTTTCTGTGCCAGAGTCGCATCTGCCCGTGATCATCGAGCAGATGGGCCAGGGCAATGTGCAGGTTTCCGCTACCCCGGCGGGCGGCAAACCCGAAAAAGGCCTCCTCACCCTGGTGGACAACACGGTAGACACCCGCACCGGCACCATCCGCCTGCGCGCCACCTTTACCAACGAGCTGCGCCGCCTGTGGCCGGGGCAATTTGTGCAGGTCGAGCTGCCCCTGGGCGTGGCCGTGGGCGCTTTGACCGTGCCGACCAGAGCCGTGCAGTCTGGCCGCGAAGAATCTTACGTTTACGTGGTTGATAAAGACAGCCGCGCCAGCTACCGCAAGGTCAGACCCCTGTTTGAACATGCCGACCGCACAGTGCTGGACGGCGAAGTGGCCGAGGGCGAACACATTGTGGTGGACGGCCAGGTGCGCCTTGCGCCGGGCCTGCTGGTCAAGGTGATGGAATAG